The following proteins are encoded in a genomic region of Sulfurovum indicum:
- a CDS encoding divergent polysaccharide deacetylase family protein: MGRCWIGSDSLFPKNKYEEAVKRESKKPVVKNEVKKDKSVASERSKQKQEIGRSRDKKVKLAYRTERPKLVIIIDDVHTRKQLDTIQNIGFPVTPSIFPPYTLSPDTHKLARNAVHYMIHLPMESGNAKYDSQSKTLKTTFSRAQLEERMRELRRLFPRAHYINNHTGSRFTANDKAMGELYKVMKKEGFVFIDSRTVGGSKVGKIAHKYGDVYVARDIFLDNVKSATAIHSQLKKAVRLAKKNGYAIAIGHPYKVTMQALASAKPLLKEVDVVYIDEIFREE, encoded by the coding sequence ATGGGAAGATGCTGGATTGGCAGCGATTCACTTTTTCCGAAAAACAAATATGAAGAAGCTGTTAAAAGAGAATCTAAAAAACCTGTTGTAAAGAACGAGGTCAAAAAAGACAAGTCTGTTGCCTCCGAAAGGTCCAAACAGAAACAAGAGATTGGGAGGAGCCGTGACAAAAAAGTAAAACTGGCCTATCGTACCGAGAGACCGAAGCTGGTTATTATTATTGATGATGTCCATACCCGAAAGCAGCTTGATACCATTCAGAATATCGGGTTTCCCGTCACCCCTTCTATCTTTCCTCCCTATACTCTTTCTCCCGATACGCACAAGCTTGCACGCAATGCTGTACACTACATGATACATCTTCCAATGGAATCGGGAAATGCAAAATATGACAGTCAGAGCAAAACACTAAAAACAACCTTTTCCCGGGCACAGCTGGAAGAACGTATGAGAGAATTACGCAGGCTTTTTCCCCGTGCACATTACATCAATAACCACACTGGTTCCCGTTTTACTGCCAATGACAAAGCGATGGGAGAACTTTATAAGGTAATGAAAAAAGAGGGATTTGTTTTTATAGACAGTCGTACGGTAGGGGGAAGTAAAGTTGGAAAAATAGCACACAAATACGGAGATGTTTATGTGGCACGTGATATTTTTCTTGACAATGTCAAGTCGGCCACCGCTATACACAGTCAACTGAAAAAAGCGGTGAGGCTGGCAAAAAAGAACGGATATGCCATTGCCATTGGACATCCTTACAAAGTGACTATGCAGGCACTTGCTTCGGCTAAGCCGCTTTTAAAAGAGGTGGATGTAGTCTATATAGATGAGATATTCAGGGAGGAGTAA
- a CDS encoding SPFH domain-containing protein: MEALTVLVILAAAVVYTLYKGINIVPQGEEWVVERLGKFARTLKPGLNIIVPYIEAVREKVSTRDIILDIPQQEVITRDNAVILTNAVTFIRVTNPRDAIYGIEDFQLAIQQLVMTTLRSILGEMSLDEALSNREHIKAKLKEQIIDDVADWGVTVKSVEIQDISPSASMQESMERQAAAERERRAIETTAEGNKNAAILEADGKLEAAKREAEAQIALANASAEAIRLISDNIQDKELPAMFLLGDRYINSLEQISKSQNSKFVIYPADIQSAIKGMLGSAFKN; this comes from the coding sequence ATGGAGGCATTAACTGTACTTGTCATCTTGGCGGCAGCTGTCGTCTATACGCTATATAAAGGGATCAATATTGTTCCTCAGGGCGAAGAGTGGGTCGTTGAGAGGCTGGGCAAGTTCGCCCGTACACTCAAACCGGGGCTTAACATCATCGTCCCCTATATTGAAGCTGTCAGAGAGAAAGTCAGTACCAGAGATATCATCCTCGATATCCCGCAACAGGAGGTCATTACCCGCGACAATGCCGTCATTTTAACGAATGCCGTCACCTTTATCCGTGTGACCAATCCCCGTGATGCCATCTATGGTATCGAAGATTTTCAGCTTGCCATTCAACAGTTGGTCATGACCACTCTGCGTTCCATCCTCGGAGAGATGTCACTGGATGAGGCACTGAGTAACCGGGAGCATATCAAAGCCAAACTCAAAGAGCAGATCATTGACGATGTGGCTGACTGGGGCGTCACAGTCAAAAGTGTAGAGATACAGGACATCTCCCCTTCGGCCTCCATGCAGGAATCCATGGAGCGTCAGGCAGCCGCAGAACGTGAAAGACGCGCCATCGAGACCACAGCTGAGGGAAACAAGAACGCCGCCATCCTGGAAGCTGACGGAAAACTTGAAGCGGCAAAAAGAGAGGCCGAAGCACAAATCGCCCTTGCCAATGCCTCAGCCGAAGCGATCCGCCTCATCTCTGACAACATTCAGGACAAAGAGCTGCCGGCAATGTTCCTTCTCGGTGACCGCTACATCAACTCACTGGAGCAGATCAGTAAAAGCCAGAATTCCAAATTCGTTATCTATCCGGCAGACATTCAGAGTGCCATCAAAGGAATGCTGGGGAGTGCCTTCAAAAACTAA
- a CDS encoding FAD-dependent oxidoreductase: protein MQINKLLDTAIIGGGIAGTSLLYTLAEFSEVGSIALFEKYEELALLNSNPKANSQTLHVGDIETNYTYEKAAKVKRNASFVSNYIYNVNGLDELGYERDKMVLAVGEEEVAKLKARYDKFKVLYPYLELWDEKFLAEYEPKLVEGRREPILAMGARNQITTVNFKKLSESFTQAALDTNKNIQMHYNEEVTKIRRTDDGNYLLQTANGEHHARTVVVNAGAYSLLFAQSMGFGKEYAILPIGGSFFFTREKLLDAKVYTMQNPKLPFAAIHADPDCTQEWSTRFGPTAFALPKLERYHRLHIKDLFNALNIDADVTKVYLNLFKDSTIRRYILKNFLEEIPMMGKEVFIHDAQKIIPTLKVSDITFAEGYGGMRPQIIDKKNHELLLGEAKIIQEGIIFNMTPSPGATSSLSIALTDAKAICEHLGLTFDDAGHQEMIRERKG, encoded by the coding sequence ATGCAGATAAACAAGTTGTTGGATACAGCGATCATCGGCGGGGGTATTGCAGGAACCTCTTTGCTATATACACTGGCGGAGTTCAGTGAGGTAGGGAGTATTGCCCTGTTTGAAAAGTATGAAGAACTGGCACTGCTTAACTCCAATCCCAAAGCCAATTCACAGACGCTGCATGTAGGAGACATTGAGACTAACTATACCTATGAAAAAGCGGCCAAAGTCAAACGGAATGCCTCTTTTGTCAGCAATTACATTTACAATGTCAATGGGTTGGATGAATTGGGTTATGAGCGAGACAAGATGGTTCTGGCAGTTGGAGAAGAGGAGGTAGCCAAGCTGAAAGCGCGGTATGACAAATTTAAGGTACTTTACCCCTATCTTGAATTGTGGGATGAGAAGTTTCTTGCGGAGTATGAGCCAAAACTGGTAGAGGGACGTAGGGAGCCGATACTGGCAATGGGTGCACGCAATCAGATCACAACAGTGAACTTCAAAAAGCTGAGTGAGAGTTTTACGCAGGCAGCTCTGGATACGAACAAAAACATTCAGATGCACTACAACGAAGAAGTGACAAAGATCAGAAGAACCGATGATGGCAATTATTTGCTTCAAACAGCCAACGGAGAACATCATGCCAGAACGGTTGTGGTCAATGCCGGTGCCTATTCTCTGCTTTTTGCCCAGTCAATGGGGTTTGGAAAGGAGTATGCTATTTTGCCTATAGGGGGCAGCTTCTTCTTTACCAGAGAAAAACTTCTTGATGCCAAAGTCTATACGATGCAAAACCCGAAACTTCCTTTTGCCGCGATCCATGCCGACCCTGACTGCACACAGGAGTGGAGCACCCGTTTTGGACCGACAGCATTTGCTTTGCCAAAGCTGGAGCGCTACCATAGACTTCATATTAAAGATCTTTTCAATGCACTCAATATCGATGCGGATGTGACCAAAGTCTATTTGAATCTTTTTAAAGACAGTACGATCAGACGCTATATTCTTAAAAATTTTCTTGAAGAGATACCGATGATGGGGAAAGAGGTTTTTATCCATGATGCGCAGAAGATCATTCCGACATTGAAAGTTTCTGATATTACTTTTGCCGAAGGATATGGAGGAATGCGTCCGCAGATCATCGACAAGAAAAATCATGAACTGCTGCTTGGAGAGGCGAAGATCATCCAGGAGGGGATCATTTTCAACATGACCCCGAGCCCTGGTGCAACCAGCTCACTCTCTATTGCACTGACCGATGCCAAAGCGATCTGTGAACATCTTGGCCTGACATTCGATGATGCCGGCCATCAGGAGATGATAAGAGAGAGAAAAGGCTAA
- the mrtJ gene encoding JDVT-CTERM system glutamic-type intramembrane protease MrtJ gives MHKEKVSLLVQYGAALLAAPVFSLLYVGFFQQKTEDLYWLLDDPESFFFLVLLYPVVEELTFRGVIQEYIAKKTVYRNLFLRLSVANLLTSLLFVLMHFVHHEPVWALLVIFPSLLFGYFKERFEIVTPSIILHMFYNLTFFSFAGN, from the coding sequence ATGCACAAAGAGAAAGTATCGTTACTTGTGCAATACGGAGCAGCACTTTTGGCTGCTCCTGTTTTTTCTCTGTTGTATGTTGGGTTCTTTCAACAGAAAACAGAGGATCTTTATTGGCTTTTGGATGATCCCGAGTCATTTTTTTTCCTTGTTCTTCTTTATCCGGTCGTTGAAGAGTTGACATTTCGCGGGGTGATCCAGGAGTATATCGCCAAAAAAACGGTATATCGGAATTTGTTTTTACGTCTATCCGTTGCCAACCTGCTGACTTCACTCCTCTTTGTTCTGATGCACTTTGTTCACCATGAGCCGGTATGGGCGCTTCTGGTTATTTTCCCTTCTCTTCTCTTTGGCTACTTTAAAGAGAGATTTGAGATAGTGACTCCAAGTATCATTCTGCATATGTTCTATAATCTCACTTTTTTTTCCTTTGCAGGCAATTAG
- the htpX gene encoding zinc metalloprotease HtpX — protein sequence MEQLKTYALMIGLTLLFIWFGGMIAGKSGMIIAFLIAAGMNFYAYYYSDQHVLKHYHAIPVDAQSAPGLYKIVQRLTQRAGLPMPALYILPEDQPNAFATGRDYEHAAVAVTEGLLNLLSEEEVEAVVAHELSHIKHYDMLIGTVAATIAGAIAMLANFGMFFGGGDRDRPNPIVMIALMIIMPMVATIIQMTVSRNREFMADEGAARMTGHPEWLQSALIKLDNYARQMTMPDADPQTAHMFIINPFTGKEFSMRELFSTHPTTEARVQKLEELKY from the coding sequence ATGGAACAACTTAAAACCTATGCTCTGATGATCGGGCTTACCCTGCTTTTCATCTGGTTTGGCGGGATGATCGCCGGAAAAAGCGGGATGATCATCGCGTTTCTCATTGCAGCGGGGATGAACTTCTATGCCTACTACTACAGTGACCAGCATGTACTTAAACATTACCATGCCATTCCTGTAGATGCACAGAGTGCCCCGGGCCTGTACAAGATTGTCCAGCGGCTTACACAGCGCGCCGGACTTCCTATGCCGGCACTCTATATTCTTCCTGAAGATCAACCCAATGCTTTTGCAACGGGACGGGATTATGAACATGCTGCTGTAGCTGTAACAGAAGGGCTCCTGAACCTTTTGAGCGAAGAAGAGGTAGAAGCGGTCGTCGCTCATGAACTCAGCCATATCAAACATTACGATATGCTCATCGGTACGGTTGCAGCAACTATTGCCGGTGCCATAGCAATGCTGGCGAATTTTGGCATGTTCTTTGGCGGCGGGGACAGAGACAGACCCAATCCCATCGTAATGATCGCCCTGATGATCATCATGCCGATGGTGGCCACCATCATCCAGATGACCGTCAGCCGAAACCGTGAGTTCATGGCAGATGAAGGCGCAGCACGTATGACCGGCCATCCTGAGTGGCTCCAGTCCGCACTGATCAAACTGGACAACTACGCCAGACAGATGACTATGCCAGATGCTGACCCTCAAACGGCCCATATGTTCATCATCAACCCTTTCACAGGTAAAGAGTTCTCTATGAGAGAACTCTTCAGTACTCACCCGACCACTGAAGCAAGAGTCCAAAAGCTCGAGGAATTAAAGTATTAG
- a CDS encoding NfeD family protein, which produces MITLLNESITWWHWIVFGILLIVIEMSTGTFFMLILGISAILVGTLDILFELPFKTEILLWMVFSILSVFAWMKWFRDKGGSNSGQSDYRFDTLGVVTEKIHPHRRGKVHFDTPVLGNTEWHATAKTDIAEGTRIRIMEINGQLINVAPIDKTD; this is translated from the coding sequence TTGATCACACTGCTCAATGAAAGTATTACCTGGTGGCACTGGATTGTTTTTGGGATTCTGCTTATCGTCATCGAGATGAGCACAGGTACTTTTTTCATGCTGATACTTGGTATTTCGGCTATTTTAGTAGGTACTCTCGATATTCTTTTTGAACTCCCCTTCAAGACAGAAATCCTATTATGGATGGTTTTCTCCATTCTCTCCGTTTTTGCCTGGATGAAATGGTTCAGGGACAAAGGAGGCTCCAACAGCGGACAGTCAGACTACCGCTTTGACACACTGGGGGTCGTTACTGAAAAGATACACCCGCACAGAAGAGGAAAAGTACATTTTGATACCCCTGTTCTGGGGAACACAGAGTGGCATGCCACTGCCAAAACGGATATTGCCGAAGGTACTCGCATCAGGATCATGGAGATCAACGGACAGCTTATCAACGTTGCACCGATCGATAAAACAGATTAG
- the ilvC gene encoding ketol-acid reductoisomerase, with translation MSTLNVYYDKDCDLSIIKSKTVAMIGFGSQGHAHAENLRDSGVNVIIGARKEGSSWKKAEAKNFEVLPVSEATAKADVVMILLPDEDQARIYAEEIEPNLKEGATIAFGHGFNIHYGRIHPRADINVMMVAPKAPGHTVRSEFVRGGGIPDLIAVGQNPSGNTKELALSYASAIGGGRTAIIETTFKDETETDLFGEQAVLCGGATALVQAGFETLTEAGYAPELAYFECLHELKLIVDLMFEGGIADMRYSISNTAEYGDYVSGPRVINEESKKAMKQILKEIQNGQFAKDFILEGQAGYPRMNAERANSKASLIEQTGEKLREMMPWISANKIVNQDEN, from the coding sequence ATGTCAACATTGAATGTATATTATGACAAAGATTGTGATCTTAGCATCATCAAATCAAAAACAGTCGCGATGATCGGTTTCGGATCACAGGGGCATGCGCATGCCGAGAATCTCAGAGATTCAGGTGTAAATGTGATCATCGGTGCCAGAAAAGAGGGAAGCTCCTGGAAAAAAGCTGAAGCGAAGAACTTTGAAGTACTTCCGGTTTCCGAAGCGACCGCAAAAGCGGATGTTGTCATGATCCTTCTGCCGGATGAAGATCAGGCAAGAATCTATGCTGAAGAGATCGAACCGAATCTCAAAGAGGGAGCAACGATTGCATTTGGTCACGGGTTCAATATCCATTACGGACGTATCCATCCAAGAGCAGACATCAATGTTATGATGGTTGCACCAAAAGCTCCGGGACATACAGTACGTTCCGAATTTGTCAGAGGTGGAGGTATCCCTGATCTTATTGCAGTCGGTCAAAACCCAAGCGGTAATACCAAAGAGCTTGCACTCTCTTATGCATCTGCGATAGGCGGAGGTAGAACAGCAATCATCGAAACGACATTCAAAGATGAAACAGAGACTGACCTCTTTGGTGAGCAGGCTGTACTTTGCGGTGGAGCGACTGCATTGGTGCAGGCAGGTTTTGAGACATTGACCGAGGCAGGCTACGCACCTGAACTTGCATACTTTGAATGTCTTCATGAGCTTAAGCTTATCGTTGACCTTATGTTCGAAGGCGGGATCGCCGATATGAGATACTCTATCTCAAATACTGCGGAGTATGGTGACTATGTAAGCGGGCCGAGAGTGATCAACGAGGAGTCCAAAAAAGCGATGAAACAGATCCTTAAAGAGATCCAGAACGGTCAGTTTGCAAAAGACTTCATTCTCGAAGGACAGGCAGGCTACCCGAGAATGAATGCTGAAAGAGCGAACTCCAAAGCATCACTTATCGAGCAGACCGGTGAGAAACTTAGAGAGATGATGCCGTGGATCTCTGCCAACAAAATCGTTAATCAAGACGAAAACTAA
- a CDS encoding RNB domain-containing ribonuclease, translating into MSAFAVQLINGCLSSDIEEENKNAFRELQHIGAVEERNGLWKLNSLYRAGRLYISNDGRGYVEAEFKEQKDLLIEPDHLGEAKNGDVVVAKRIIARRGRASGKVVAVIQKAHLFSIAYTHRDEEDRFSIIDLRTGEPTHAVMPGMDIKAFKVGTVMKVDIDTDEVLEVFGHLGDPKIDEKISLALYNRHDLFPPECIREALGIESEVTKSEHSERIDLTHLDFCTIDPVTAKDFDDAIYFDMENYTLYVAIADVSHYVPYFTHIDKEAKKRGFTTYLPHKSFPMLPRELSENICSLKPKVDRLAFVAKITLEKGSLKPLKEEFFEAIIHSRHRFNYDAVDDIISKGYQGNDQTIARILHWLMPLQKITQRLRKERLKHGFDFRSEEIKLTINENHELVSTQIETGTPSHSLIEECMLLANQAAAKRFSGDGDGIFRIHEPPQLSKIESLLTELAAIGLYVEEYEESPDLIRAIQKEAEKMGLSSEVDAMIIKSLRQASYSAHNVGHFGLGFGYYSHFTSPIRRYADLILHRLIKTQLRDDKEEAEYLLRNIDPLCVRVSELERETTKTEWDFRDRKFARWAEKQKGMFFEAEVIEAGESAKAVLKGEIQGVTVNLRGDNIMLFDKVRVMITEVNIAQAVIMAELVNKLEKEITEL; encoded by the coding sequence ATGAGTGCCTTTGCCGTCCAGCTTATCAACGGGTGTCTGAGTTCCGACATTGAGGAGGAAAATAAAAATGCTTTCCGGGAACTTCAGCACATCGGTGCCGTCGAAGAGCGTAACGGCCTATGGAAACTCAACTCCCTCTACCGGGCAGGCCGACTCTACATCAGTAATGACGGCAGAGGATATGTCGAGGCAGAGTTTAAAGAACAAAAAGATCTGCTTATTGAACCCGACCATTTAGGTGAAGCCAAAAATGGTGATGTAGTTGTAGCCAAACGTATCATTGCCAGACGGGGACGTGCCAGCGGAAAAGTAGTCGCTGTCATCCAAAAAGCACATCTCTTCAGTATCGCCTATACCCACCGTGATGAAGAGGACAGATTTTCCATTATAGACCTGCGTACGGGAGAACCCACGCATGCTGTAATGCCAGGTATGGATATCAAAGCCTTCAAGGTCGGTACGGTAATGAAAGTGGATATCGATACCGATGAAGTCCTGGAAGTTTTTGGTCATCTGGGTGATCCCAAGATCGATGAAAAGATCTCTTTGGCCCTCTATAACCGTCATGATCTGTTTCCGCCGGAATGTATCAGGGAAGCACTTGGTATTGAATCTGAAGTAACAAAAAGCGAACACTCTGAGCGTATTGACCTCACCCACCTGGACTTCTGTACCATAGACCCTGTTACAGCCAAGGACTTTGATGATGCCATCTATTTTGATATGGAAAACTATACTCTTTATGTTGCCATTGCTGATGTAAGCCACTATGTTCCCTACTTTACCCACATTGACAAAGAGGCAAAAAAGCGCGGTTTCACCACCTATCTGCCTCACAAATCTTTTCCAATGCTCCCAAGAGAGCTGAGTGAAAATATCTGTTCACTCAAACCCAAAGTAGACAGGTTGGCATTCGTAGCAAAAATCACTCTGGAAAAAGGTTCGCTCAAACCGCTCAAAGAGGAGTTCTTCGAAGCGATCATCCACTCCAGACACCGTTTCAACTATGATGCGGTCGATGACATCATCTCCAAAGGCTATCAGGGCAATGACCAAACCATAGCGCGTATCCTCCACTGGCTCATGCCGCTGCAAAAGATCACCCAGAGACTGCGTAAAGAACGGCTTAAACACGGTTTTGATTTTAGAAGCGAGGAGATCAAGCTCACTATCAATGAGAACCATGAACTTGTCTCCACTCAGATAGAGACCGGCACCCCCTCCCACTCACTCATCGAAGAGTGTATGCTTTTGGCCAATCAAGCCGCAGCCAAACGTTTCAGCGGTGACGGGGACGGTATCTTCCGTATCCATGAACCTCCTCAACTGAGTAAAATAGAGTCCCTGCTTACTGAACTGGCAGCTATCGGTCTTTATGTAGAAGAGTATGAGGAGAGTCCTGATCTTATCCGTGCCATCCAGAAAGAGGCGGAGAAGATGGGTCTCTCAAGTGAGGTGGATGCGATGATCATTAAATCATTGCGCCAGGCAAGTTACTCAGCCCATAATGTCGGACACTTTGGACTGGGTTTTGGCTACTACAGCCACTTCACCTCACCCATCCGCCGTTATGCAGACCTTATTTTGCACCGTCTTATCAAGACACAACTCAGAGATGACAAAGAGGAAGCTGAATATCTTTTACGCAATATCGATCCACTCTGTGTCAGGGTCAGTGAACTTGAACGTGAGACCACCAAAACCGAATGGGACTTCAGAGACCGTAAATTTGCCCGCTGGGCCGAGAAGCAGAAAGGTATGTTCTTCGAAGCCGAAGTCATCGAAGCCGGAGAGAGTGCAAAAGCGGTACTCAAAGGAGAGATACAGGGTGTTACCGTCAATCTCAGGGGTGACAACATCATGCTCTTTGATAAAGTCCGTGTCATGATAACCGAAGTCAATATTGCCCAGGCTGTTATCATGGCAGAACTGGTAAATAAACTCGAAAAAGAGATCACAGAGCTATAA
- a CDS encoding M15 family metallopeptidase, whose amino-acid sequence MKYLLLMFLMSPMMLFAQYRSLVSPVSEKIRQRMVKGDSWREGCPVHYRDLRYLQMTYRDFKGKEHIGEMIVHKEVAVEVMEIFRQLYEAGYPVRRMRLVSDFGGSDWQSIEADNTSAFNCRKATGSRKWSKHAYGKAIDLNPIENPYISRNGHIAHKKSLQFWKRVHKNHTPADRAVLLKHDNAVKIFRSYGWKWGGEWHRVKDYQHFSK is encoded by the coding sequence ATGAAATATTTACTTCTGATGTTTTTAATGTCGCCAATGATGCTTTTTGCCCAATACCGCTCTTTGGTTTCTCCCGTTTCAGAAAAGATCAGGCAGCGTATGGTCAAAGGAGACTCATGGCGGGAGGGATGCCCGGTACACTATCGCGATTTGCGTTATCTTCAAATGACTTACCGTGATTTTAAAGGGAAAGAACATATTGGAGAAATGATCGTGCATAAAGAGGTTGCCGTTGAGGTGATGGAGATATTCAGGCAACTGTATGAAGCGGGCTATCCTGTCCGTCGGATGCGTCTGGTAAGTGACTTTGGCGGGAGTGACTGGCAGAGTATTGAAGCGGACAATACTTCTGCATTCAACTGCCGTAAAGCCACTGGAAGCAGAAAATGGTCGAAACACGCTTACGGAAAAGCAATCGATCTTAATCCCATCGAGAATCCGTATATTTCACGCAACGGGCATATTGCCCACAAAAAATCACTTCAGTTCTGGAAACGAGTACATAAAAACCACACGCCTGCTGACAGGGCCGTACTGTTAAAGCATGATAATGCGGTAAAAATCTTCAGATCATATGGCTGGAAGTGGGGTGGTGAGTGGCATAGAGTAAAAGATTATCAGCACTTTTCAAAATAG